In one Leptogranulimonas caecicola genomic region, the following are encoded:
- a CDS encoding YcxB family protein — MVELALANPKNVRRRKIAKILAGVMIPLMLLYLVVLAHRMSEQIMGLLFLVFFVGVVFRVPYELQKRILTQVQSKADNRLVSGWREYAFDEDGIKISSDLGTGEHRWNGFSCWGVFNNYVYVREINNEMILVSRDHLSKAEDGELLRLLREHLPEEVL, encoded by the coding sequence TTGGTTGAGCTGGCCCTTGCCAATCCAAAAAACGTGAGAAGGCGCAAGATCGCAAAGATTCTCGCAGGGGTGATGATCCCCCTGATGCTCCTCTATCTTGTGGTTTTAGCCCACCGTATGAGCGAGCAGATAATGGGCCTTCTCTTCCTGGTGTTCTTCGTAGGTGTGGTGTTTCGAGTTCCCTATGAGCTCCAAAAGAGGATTCTTACACAGGTCCAATCAAAGGCAGACAACAGATTGGTCTCTGGGTGGCGTGAGTATGCCTTTGATGAGGACGGTATCAAGATTAGCTCTGATTTGGGCACCGGAGAGCACCGATGGAACGGCTTTAGCTGCTGGGGCGTATTTAACAATTACGTCTATGTGAGAGAGATCAACAATGAGATGATCCTCGTCAGCAGAGATCACCTTTCAAAGGCAGAAGACGGAGAGCTTCTGCGACTTCTTCGCGAGCATCTGCCCGAAGAGGTTTTGTAA
- a CDS encoding type II toxin-antitoxin system RelB/DinJ family antitoxin — MATTNVTIRMDEDLKRQADELFAEMGMSFTTAVNVFTRQAIRERRIPFDIFVGSPSASVDRDAVEAALSFSSDYLEDFKRMAK, encoded by the coding sequence ATGGCGACTACCAACGTTACGATTCGAATGGATGAAGATTTAAAGCGTCAGGCCGACGAGCTCTTCGCTGAGATGGGCATGAGCTTCACAACGGCAGTCAATGTGTTCACTCGTCAGGCAATAAGGGAAAGGCGCATTCCTTTCGATATATTCGTGGGGTCTCCGTCAGCTTCAGTAGATAGGGACGCTGTGGAAGCTGCTCTTAGCTTTTCCTCTGATTACCTTGAGGATTTCAAACGGATGGCGAAATGA
- a CDS encoding type II toxin-antitoxin system death-on-curing family toxin: protein MTFEIKYINIDTALAIHEAMIQRFGGSMGLRDIRLLESALAQPAQPFLGKDFYPTISEKAARLAFEIARNHPFIDGNKRTAAACMAAFLSINSVGFSPRKGEVADKIIALAAGEIDYWRWPARNPCGGLQAI, encoded by the coding sequence ATGACGTTTGAAATCAAGTACATCAATATTGATACAGCATTAGCCATTCATGAGGCGATGATCCAACGATTTGGCGGCAGTATGGGCTTACGTGATATAAGACTGTTGGAATCTGCGTTGGCTCAACCTGCACAACCGTTCCTGGGGAAGGACTTTTATCCCACGATTTCAGAAAAGGCTGCCCGTCTTGCGTTCGAAATTGCTAGGAATCATCCTTTTATTGATGGGAACAAGCGCACGGCTGCCGCATGCATGGCTGCTTTTTTGTCTATCAACTCAGTCGGGTTTTCTCCTAGGAAAGGAGAAGTTGCTGACAAGATCATCGCTTTGGCTGCCGGGGAGATTGATTATTGGCGATGGCCTGCGCGAAATCCATGTGGGGGCCTCCAAGCAATCTGA
- a CDS encoding Crp/Fnr family transcriptional regulator produces MAIGTSALFSGIAPGDLERMLPCLNAREKTYQRGQYLLHAGQTTNALGVVLEGRLRVEVADAWGNVNILQTCESGEIFAPGYACMPGETLDIDVVADTNARVVFLEAEKIIHPCPHQCACHITIASNLMRVLARHNLEMNRRAMVTTPKTVRGKILAYLSQVQKTAGTQSFEIPYSQTKLAAYLGVDRSTLSAELGRLRKEGVIDYRGTRYTLL; encoded by the coding sequence ATGGCCATTGGCACATCTGCGCTTTTCTCAGGTATCGCGCCCGGTGACCTGGAGCGCATGCTCCCCTGCCTCAACGCACGGGAGAAAACCTACCAGCGCGGCCAGTATTTACTGCACGCAGGCCAAACCACCAACGCGCTGGGCGTGGTTTTGGAGGGGCGCCTGCGCGTGGAAGTCGCTGACGCCTGGGGCAACGTGAACATCCTTCAAACCTGCGAGTCGGGTGAGATCTTTGCGCCTGGATACGCCTGCATGCCCGGAGAGACGCTAGACATCGATGTCGTGGCAGATACGAACGCTAGAGTCGTATTCCTTGAAGCCGAGAAAATCATCCATCCCTGCCCGCACCAATGCGCGTGTCATATCACTATTGCAAGCAATTTGATGCGTGTATTAGCCAGACATAATTTAGAGATGAATCGACGCGCTATGGTCACCACGCCAAAGACCGTCCGCGGCAAGATTTTGGCCTATCTCTCCCAGGTGCAAAAAACTGCTGGCACTCAAAGCTTCGAGATTCCCTATAGCCAAACCAAACTCGCTGCCTATCTGGGTGTCGATCGCTCTACCCTCTCGGCCGAGCTGGGACGCCTGCGCAAAGAGGGCGTCATCGACTACCGGGGGACTAGGTATACGCTGCTGTAG
- the hcp gene encoding hydroxylamine reductase, whose product MGADNKMFCFQCEQTAGCTACTGLAGVCGKSVEVALLQDELTGALIALARAAENNPLKDAGTDDLMLEGMFTCVTNVSFDGDAIKALIGRVRDEVSRLDPQCADGACEYDMHELWSSAEDMRSLKSLLLFGMRGMAAYGYHAASLGERDDQVTDFLYEGLRAVGSDLGADELLALVLKCGEANLAAMAALERANVGAYGKPEPATCNLTVEAGPFIVVTGHDLHDLEQLLEQAEGRGVNVYTHGEMLPANAYPELRRYPHLKGNYGTAWHNQRREFKDLPAPILWTTNCLMRPDASYADRVFVTGPVTFPGAHNVPVNEDGTKDFSALIDKALELGGWSEDKQFTGINGGTSVTTGFGYDTVMGVAPAVIDAVKSGDINHFVLLAGCDGQRSERSYYTEFTKQAPVDTVILTLACGKYRFNDLDLGEIDGIPRLLDVGQCNDAYGAIRIALALAKAFECEVNDLPLSMVLSWYEQKAVCILLTLLYLGIQGIYLGPTLPAFISPGVFQVLQERFGIRPISTPEADLAEIMA is encoded by the coding sequence ATGGGTGCCGATAACAAGATGTTCTGCTTCCAATGCGAGCAGACCGCAGGTTGTACCGCATGCACGGGCCTTGCGGGAGTGTGCGGCAAGAGCGTCGAGGTGGCCCTGCTTCAAGACGAGCTTACCGGTGCTTTGATCGCGCTGGCTCGGGCTGCCGAGAATAACCCCCTCAAAGATGCAGGTACTGACGATCTGATGCTCGAGGGCATGTTTACCTGTGTGACCAATGTGAGCTTTGACGGGGATGCCATCAAGGCGCTTATCGGTCGCGTGCGCGACGAAGTGAGTCGCTTAGATCCCCAGTGTGCTGACGGTGCCTGCGAGTACGACATGCATGAGCTTTGGAGCTCGGCAGAAGACATGCGAAGCCTTAAAAGCCTGCTGCTTTTTGGCATGCGCGGCATGGCTGCCTATGGCTACCATGCGGCTTCGCTGGGCGAGCGCGACGATCAAGTGACCGACTTCCTCTATGAGGGGCTGCGTGCGGTAGGGAGCGATCTTGGCGCCGATGAGCTGCTGGCTCTGGTGCTTAAATGCGGCGAGGCAAACTTGGCTGCTATGGCGGCGCTGGAGCGCGCCAATGTTGGAGCCTATGGCAAGCCTGAGCCCGCTACCTGCAACCTTACTGTTGAGGCAGGCCCCTTTATCGTGGTGACTGGCCATGATCTTCATGATTTGGAGCAGCTGCTGGAGCAAGCCGAGGGTCGCGGTGTCAACGTGTACACCCATGGCGAGATGCTTCCTGCCAACGCTTATCCTGAGCTGCGCAGATACCCGCATCTCAAGGGCAACTACGGCACGGCCTGGCATAATCAGCGTCGCGAGTTCAAGGATCTGCCCGCGCCTATCCTGTGGACTACCAACTGTCTGATGAGGCCAGACGCCTCCTATGCAGACCGCGTGTTTGTCACCGGTCCCGTGACGTTTCCTGGCGCCCACAACGTACCTGTGAATGAGGACGGCACTAAGGACTTCTCTGCCCTCATCGACAAGGCCTTGGAGCTTGGCGGCTGGTCTGAAGACAAGCAGTTCACCGGAATCAATGGCGGCACTTCTGTGACCACTGGCTTTGGCTATGACACGGTGATGGGCGTGGCGCCTGCGGTGATCGATGCGGTGAAGAGCGGCGACATCAACCACTTTGTGCTGCTGGCAGGCTGCGACGGACAACGTAGCGAGCGCAGCTACTACACCGAATTCACCAAGCAGGCTCCTGTAGACACGGTGATTCTCACTTTGGCTTGCGGCAAGTATCGCTTCAATGACCTGGACTTGGGCGAGATCGACGGCATTCCTCGCTTGCTAGATGTGGGCCAGTGCAACGATGCCTACGGCGCCATAAGGATTGCGCTGGCGCTGGCCAAGGCCTTCGAGTGTGAAGTCAACGATCTACCGCTGTCCATGGTGCTCTCTTGGTACGAGCAGAAGGCCGTATGCATCCTGCTGACCCTGCTCTATCTGGGCATTCAGGGCATCTATCTGGGTCCCACGCTGCCGGCATTCATCAGCCCCGGCGTCTTCCAGGTGCTGCAGGAGCGCTTTGGCATTCGCCCCATCTCCACTCCGGAGGCCGACCTGGCTGAGATTATGGCTTAG
- a CDS encoding tetratricopeptide repeat protein, with translation MKPYERNEAIFNKYQVTEDDVKRMAELAEMDFGTEDLHALSEEEIFDELFKDFDLNEGEFPADPNQMYGVLLLKRVQGQLADAALSTMHDIDSFYDYWQENKESIRDAAQLSPAIKEMLVLGFRMAISVGSAASANCLGALYYMGDVVKQDYAKAAELYELAMANGCYQSIINLGYIYEYGRIGKPDHAKAYEFYSLAAALAPSCEAIYKLGDMFSRGRAVKRDMKKAFALYERSLQMAQSDEEYAQPAIRIAQILIDPDCFEYNINPDPLRALALFQRAEIGLRLDIADGQVYYKKRLQEAIEGQEIARAMVEDEGDGGDFIIV, from the coding sequence ATGAAGCCTTATGAGAGGAATGAAGCGATATTCAACAAATACCAAGTGACCGAAGACGATGTGAAACGCATGGCAGAGCTTGCAGAGATGGACTTTGGCACCGAGGATCTCCATGCGCTCAGCGAAGAAGAGATCTTTGACGAGCTATTCAAAGACTTTGACCTTAACGAGGGAGAGTTTCCTGCCGATCCCAATCAAATGTATGGCGTCTTGCTGCTCAAACGGGTCCAGGGGCAACTGGCGGATGCCGCGCTTTCAACCATGCACGATATCGACAGCTTTTACGACTACTGGCAAGAGAATAAAGAGAGTATCCGCGATGCTGCCCAATTGAGTCCTGCCATTAAAGAGATGCTGGTTTTGGGCTTTAGGATGGCAATCTCTGTGGGCAGCGCCGCCTCGGCGAACTGCCTGGGTGCACTCTACTATATGGGCGACGTGGTGAAACAGGATTATGCGAAGGCAGCCGAGCTCTACGAGCTGGCTATGGCGAATGGCTGCTACCAAAGCATCATCAATCTTGGATACATCTACGAGTATGGGCGCATTGGCAAACCTGACCATGCCAAAGCCTACGAGTTTTACTCCCTGGCCGCAGCACTGGCACCTTCCTGCGAGGCTATCTACAAATTGGGTGACATGTTTAGCCGCGGCAGAGCAGTAAAGCGCGATATGAAGAAGGCCTTTGCCCTCTACGAGCGCAGCCTGCAGATGGCTCAGAGTGACGAGGAGTACGCACAGCCCGCCATTCGCATCGCTCAGATTCTTATCGATCCTGACTGCTTCGAGTACAACATCAACCCTGACCCCTTAAGGGCGCTTGCCCTGTTCCAGCGCGCAGAGATCGGCCTTCGCCTAGACATTGCCGACGGCCAGGTCTACTACAAGAAGCGTCTGCAGGAGGCTATCGAGGGTCAAGAGATCGCCCGTGCCATGGTGGAAGATGAGGGTGACGGCGGCGACTTCATCATCGTATAG
- a CDS encoding winged helix-turn-helix transcriptional regulator, producing MYAEVPPRVEYSLTELGLTLKSVLNALWDWGTAYQEKVKSGEIEPS from the coding sequence ATCTATGCAGAGGTTCCCCCTCGAGTCGAGTACTCTTTAACTGAGCTAGGACTTACTTTGAAGAGCGTGTTGAATGCGCTATGGGACTGGGGAACCGCCTATCAGGAGAAAGTGAAGTCCGGAGAGATCGAGCCGTCGTAG
- a CDS encoding nuclear transport factor 2 family protein: MNTFATGDIQKAHDLLAENYIQHNLAYGTGRGAFVSSVEYLASAPVPTTVKNIRAFEDGDKVFLHGIYNFAGAGEQVAFDILRFDEDGNIAEHWDVMATIPSKRDWKNDNGKF; the protein is encoded by the coding sequence ATCAACACTTTTGCTACTGGCGACATTCAGAAGGCGCACGACCTTCTAGCCGAGAACTACATCCAGCACAACCTGGCTTATGGCACCGGCCGCGGTGCCTTTGTGTCCAGCGTCGAGTACCTGGCCTCTGCTCCCGTGCCCACTACCGTGAAAAACATCCGCGCCTTCGAGGATGGCGATAAGGTCTTCCTGCATGGCATTTATAACTTCGCAGGCGCTGGCGAACAAGTGGCCTTCGATATCTTACGCTTCGATGAGGACGGCAATATCGCCGAGCACTGGGATGTCATGGCAACCATCCCTTCCAAGCGCGATTGGAAGAACGACAACGGCAAGTTCTAA
- a CDS encoding MFS transporter encodes METSLNALLFILYGCSFMSGFNENLMNVALVSIIADFTIDTVTAQWLITGYMIIVTVTVACMAFLYQRFSLRKLLFIAAGLNSLGSLGGFCANSFIMLLASRLVQAVGTGVFIPLMMNVIVDYAPHKKMGMFLSLGSAMITLGPATAPILTGYMVSYLGWHSVFLVPLVFGTLFMALGFFVIPKEKKIACGGFDLLSVALLAIAVTALPTGLSEISANLLAGILELAGAIVLLALFVRRQNSLEQPLISLKPMRSSLFWPAVVLVMITMMTYFSLSVVSPLYFEEGVGLDASMVGTILIFPVLGNASAAAISGKVFDRRGPWPLLPIGFFIACAGLALAVAGSFLLCPITTTAGIFFGYLGTGAVLSSSQTSGLKVLPADLHSHGVALMSTSLQLAACLGPALYIGIMSAVSQAAEHAGATPQTASSQGFGVAMIVSCVIVLCGLLLALRYSRRAKRQR; translated from the coding sequence ATGGAAACGTCTTTGAATGCGTTGCTCTTTATCCTCTACGGATGCTCGTTCATGTCGGGCTTCAACGAAAACCTTATGAACGTGGCGCTGGTTTCGATCATTGCCGATTTCACCATCGACACGGTAACGGCCCAGTGGCTCATTACCGGTTACATGATAATCGTAACTGTCACCGTGGCCTGCATGGCCTTTCTCTACCAGCGGTTCTCTTTACGCAAGCTCCTTTTTATAGCTGCAGGCCTGAATAGCCTTGGCTCGTTAGGCGGTTTTTGCGCCAATAGCTTCATCATGTTATTGGCCTCACGGCTTGTCCAAGCAGTGGGCACTGGCGTCTTTATCCCCCTCATGATGAATGTCATCGTCGACTATGCCCCGCATAAGAAAATGGGGATGTTTCTCTCTTTGGGCTCGGCAATGATCACCCTAGGGCCTGCTACCGCCCCTATTTTGACAGGTTATATGGTGAGCTACCTTGGATGGCACAGCGTCTTTTTGGTACCGCTCGTCTTTGGGACACTCTTCATGGCCCTAGGATTCTTCGTAATCCCCAAAGAGAAAAAGATCGCCTGTGGAGGCTTTGATCTTTTGTCGGTTGCCCTCTTGGCGATCGCCGTGACAGCGCTTCCAACAGGGCTTTCAGAGATCTCAGCAAACCTGCTGGCAGGAATCCTAGAACTTGCCGGCGCCATCGTCTTGCTGGCGCTATTCGTGCGGCGCCAAAACTCCCTGGAGCAGCCGCTCATATCGCTCAAGCCCATGCGGTCCAGCCTGTTCTGGCCCGCTGTCGTCCTGGTAATGATCACCATGATGACCTATTTCTCGCTCTCGGTGGTTTCGCCGCTTTACTTCGAGGAGGGCGTAGGGCTCGACGCCTCGATGGTAGGTACTATTTTGATCTTCCCCGTCCTTGGCAACGCGTCTGCAGCCGCCATCTCCGGGAAGGTGTTCGACCGACGCGGCCCGTGGCCGCTCTTGCCTATAGGTTTTTTCATTGCGTGTGCAGGGTTGGCGCTCGCGGTGGCGGGCTCGTTCTTGCTTTGCCCCATAACCACCACCGCAGGCATTTTCTTTGGCTACCTTGGCACAGGCGCCGTGCTTTCATCCTCTCAAACCTCAGGGCTCAAGGTGCTTCCCGCAGATCTTCACTCCCACGGCGTGGCCTTGATGAGCACGTCGCTGCAGTTAGCTGCCTGTCTGGGGCCGGCGCTCTACATTGGCATCATGAGCGCGGTCTCACAGGCAGCCGAGCATGCAGGCGCCACCCCGCAGACCGCCTCTTCCCAAGGCTTTGGTGTCGCCATGATAGTCTCTTGTGTCATCGTGCTCTGCGGCCTCTTGCTAGCTCTTCGCTACTCCCGGCGCGCCAAGCGCCAGCGCTGA
- a CDS encoding helix-turn-helix domain-containing protein, with protein MLGNTIKELRKSKGLTQEELAIKLNMVRQTVSKWEQGLSVPDASMLIVLAEKLDTPVSVLLGEPVATQDLDELAVPAEKLEIINLQLAQQQERRRKMLFWALVALCGVIVVTYMSLIALGSSYLSWDFSDPETAVAATLLHGFEWVFVRGAPIVLVAAAAGIAAIFSRKAA; from the coding sequence ATGCTAGGCAACACTATCAAGGAATTAAGAAAGTCCAAAGGCCTTACCCAGGAAGAGCTGGCCATAAAGCTCAACATGGTAAGGCAGACGGTTTCCAAGTGGGAGCAGGGGCTCTCGGTACCCGATGCGTCTATGCTTATCGTCCTTGCCGAGAAACTCGACACCCCGGTAAGCGTGCTTTTAGGTGAGCCTGTGGCAACGCAGGATCTTGACGAGCTCGCAGTCCCTGCAGAGAAGCTGGAGATCATCAACCTTCAGCTGGCGCAACAGCAGGAACGCCGGAGAAAGATGTTGTTTTGGGCGCTTGTGGCGCTTTGCGGCGTCATCGTCGTCACCTATATGAGCCTCATAGCCTTGGGAAGCTCCTATTTAAGCTGGGACTTTTCTGATCCAGAGACTGCGGTGGCAGCCACGCTCCTTCACGGCTTCGAATGGGTCTTTGTGCGAGGAGCCCCCATCGTGCTTGTCGCCGCAGCCGCCGGCATTGCAGCTATCTTCTCTAGGAAAGCCGCATAG
- a CDS encoding HIRAN domain-containing protein gives MGVFSKHFADFDIAGTRFWDASLVVHDLEVGDGVQLMAEPDNPHDPNAVALVWHDTKLGYIPRALNEIPAQLLRFGHTNVLECRILKVDPKADTWEQIHVGLYFVDLSHEEA, from the coding sequence ATGGGCGTCTTTTCAAAGCACTTTGCAGACTTCGACATTGCAGGCACTCGTTTTTGGGATGCCTCCCTGGTGGTCCACGACTTAGAAGTGGGTGACGGCGTTCAGCTAATGGCAGAGCCAGATAATCCTCATGACCCCAATGCGGTAGCGCTGGTATGGCACGACACCAAGCTGGGCTATATACCTCGTGCACTCAACGAGATCCCCGCTCAGCTCCTGCGTTTTGGGCACACCAATGTGCTGGAGTGCCGCATCTTGAAGGTAGACCCTAAGGCAGATACCTGGGAGCAAATCCATGTAGGCCTCTACTTTGTTGATCTCTCTCATGAGGAAGCCTAG
- a CDS encoding FAD-binding protein: protein MTQGCHPVPEGYQSLHEGATYCAALHEGRSTLQADVVIVGCGVAGLYAVLYLPTGMSIVLLSKGAIDECDSMLAQGGICVLPEEGGL from the coding sequence ATGACGCAGGGCTGCCATCCCGTGCCGGAGGGTTATCAGAGCCTTCATGAGGGCGCCACCTACTGTGCCGCACTGCATGAAGGCAGAAGCACTCTGCAAGCAGACGTCGTGATCGTGGGCTGTGGTGTGGCAGGGCTCTATGCTGTGCTCTATCTGCCTACCGGCATGAGCATCGTACTATTATCCAAAGGCGCTATCGATGAGTGCGACTCGATGCTCGCTCAAGGAGGAATCTGCGTGTTGCCCGAAGAGGGGGGACTATGA
- a CDS encoding FAD-binding protein produces MSATRCSLKEESACCPKRGDYETFFADTLAAGHYENRRESVDIMIRSSRSAINDLVALGCDFERDWKGMLAFTREGAHSRPRICYHADTTGKEITTTLLAAVRRLPNVRILDHVAMVDILTKEPGCQEDHAQGCQEDCTQRAFEKAAVAIGGGRNHRYNLSTAVMLKDNHIDAAGGVAAAVAAARAHAPFTCTVEVECEDLAMVREAVEAGADIIMLDNMTHDEMAAAISLIDGRAKTECSGNVDAGNIRALADLGVDYISSGALTHSAPILDLSLKHLRLLDDARTSGVAQ; encoded by the coding sequence ATGAGTGCGACTCGATGCTCGCTCAAGGAGGAATCTGCGTGTTGCCCGAAGAGGGGGGACTATGAGACCTTCTTCGCAGATACGCTCGCAGCTGGCCACTACGAGAACCGCCGTGAGAGCGTGGACATCATGATCCGCTCCAGCCGGTCAGCCATTAACGATCTTGTGGCCTTGGGCTGCGATTTTGAGCGAGATTGGAAGGGTATGCTTGCGTTTACGCGAGAAGGCGCACATAGCCGCCCGCGTATTTGCTATCACGCAGACACAACTGGCAAAGAGATCACTACCACGCTGCTTGCCGCCGTCCGCCGACTGCCCAATGTGCGCATCTTAGACCACGTGGCAATGGTCGACATCCTTACAAAAGAACCGGGCTGTCAGGAGGACCATGCACAAGGCTGTCAGGAGGATTGCACACAACGCGCCTTTGAGAAGGCTGCAGTGGCGATTGGCGGAGGGCGCAACCATCGCTACAACCTTTCGACAGCCGTGATGCTAAAGGATAATCACATCGACGCTGCTGGCGGCGTAGCCGCTGCGGTGGCTGCGGCTCGAGCCCATGCGCCGTTCACCTGCACTGTCGAAGTCGAGTGCGAGGATCTTGCCATGGTGCGCGAAGCGGTGGAAGCCGGTGCCGACATCATCATGCTTGATAATATGACCCATGACGAGATGGCTGCGGCGATCTCGCTGATCGACGGCCGTGCTAAGACCGAGTGCTCAGGCAACGTTGACGCAGGCAACATCCGCGCACTGGCAGATTTGGGCGTTGACTACATATCGTCAGGCGCTCTCACCCATTCTGCTCCTATCCTCGATCTATCCCTCAAGCATCTGCGCTTGCTTGACGATGCGCGTACTAGCGGGGTGGCGCAATGA
- a CDS encoding transcription repressor NadR — protein MKGSERRSQILEALSASEVAVSGSSLAQAVGVSRQVVVQDIALLRANGHDIIATNKGYVLRDGADAPQIPTRLIKVCHGLDEVADELTTIVDLGGTVLNVMVNHRVYGTITGVLDIKNRKDVERYLENIHSGKSSPLLMVTSGYHFHRIAADTEAELDEIEHTLCQKGYLAEVLPYEGDLQ, from the coding sequence ATGAAAGGCAGCGAGCGCAGATCGCAAATCTTAGAGGCACTGAGTGCATCCGAGGTTGCTGTCTCAGGCAGCTCGCTCGCACAGGCTGTGGGGGTGAGTCGGCAGGTGGTAGTGCAGGACATTGCGCTGCTTAGAGCCAACGGCCACGACATTATCGCTACCAACAAGGGTTATGTGCTGCGCGATGGGGCAGATGCGCCGCAGATCCCCACCCGCCTTATCAAGGTATGCCATGGTCTTGACGAGGTGGCAGACGAGCTCACGACGATCGTCGATCTAGGCGGAACCGTTCTCAACGTTATGGTGAACCATCGTGTGTACGGGACCATCACAGGTGTCCTCGATATTAAAAATCGCAAGGACGTCGAGCGCTACCTCGAGAACATTCACTCAGGGAAGAGCTCTCCGCTGCTTATGGTGACCAGCGGGTATCACTTCCATCGCATTGCGGCAGATACCGAGGCCGAGCTTGATGAGATAGAGCACACATTGTGCCAGAAAGGCTACCTTGCCGAGGTCTTGCCCTATGAGGGGGACCTTCAGTAG
- a CDS encoding NADPH-dependent oxidoreductase, with protein sequence MNDPITSPTIEGMRAHRSIRAYSSKPVDEAVLRSIMDAVQSMPNWVNCQHVSVVNVADKDLRKQVFEFCNQQPYVLEAPVFLVFCADFYRTWLACHEDQDTFDQVSKVQDNLMVGVTDAGIALGWAVAAAESLGLGTCVIGDARAHGPEMAKALGLPRYVIPIAGLCIGYPAQDPALKPRLPHEAVYFTDRYNPDLKSLIDGYDQRYRAYRSQRTEGQDNESWSETVASFYQVPFKNHLSVPQMLEMQGFNPGLPATDTPLQP encoded by the coding sequence TCGTCCAAGCCAGTGGACGAAGCCGTCCTCCGCAGCATCATGGATGCGGTGCAATCCATGCCCAACTGGGTCAACTGCCAGCATGTCTCTGTAGTAAACGTTGCCGATAAGGACCTCCGCAAGCAAGTGTTCGAGTTCTGCAACCAGCAGCCCTACGTGCTGGAAGCGCCGGTGTTCCTAGTCTTTTGCGCAGACTTCTACCGCACCTGGCTGGCCTGCCATGAGGACCAGGACACCTTTGACCAAGTGTCCAAAGTGCAGGACAACCTTATGGTTGGAGTCACTGACGCAGGCATCGCCCTGGGCTGGGCCGTGGCCGCAGCCGAGTCTTTGGGACTCGGCACCTGCGTTATCGGCGACGCCCGAGCTCACGGCCCCGAGATGGCGAAGGCCCTGGGATTACCTCGCTATGTCATCCCCATCGCCGGCCTCTGCATTGGCTATCCCGCACAAGATCCGGCACTCAAACCCCGTCTCCCCCACGAGGCAGTCTACTTCACCGACCGGTACAACCCGGACCTCAAGTCCCTTATCGATGGCTATGACCAGCGCTACCGTGCCTATCGGAGCCAACGGACCGAAGGGCAAGACAATGAAAGCTGGTCAGAGACGGTGGCCTCTTTCTACCAGGTGCCTTTCAAAAACCACCTGAGCGTTCCCCAGATGCTCGAGATGCAGGGGTTCAATCCTGGGTTGCCTGCCACGGACACTCCCCTGCAGCCTTAG